A genomic region of Prionailurus bengalensis isolate Pbe53 chromosome D1, Fcat_Pben_1.1_paternal_pri, whole genome shotgun sequence contains the following coding sequences:
- the LOC122482718 gene encoding olfactory receptor 4A47-like encodes MEARNNVTYFVLLGLTQDPKEQKVLFVMFLLFYTFTMVGNLLIVMTVTVSKTLGSPMYLFLANLSFMDVTYSSCISPRLISDLFFGENTISFQSCMTQLFVEHFFGGSEVFLLLVMAYDCYVAICKPLHYLVIMRQWVCVVLLVGSWVGGFMHSVIQVSTIYGLPFCGPNVIDHFSCDMYPLLKLVCTDTRVIGLLVVANGGLICTIVFVLLLISYGVILHSLKNLSPEGRQKALQTCGAHITVVVFFFVPCIFMYMRPAKTFPVDKLLSVFYTVITPMLNPLIYTLRNSEMTNAMKKLWRRNVISLSR; translated from the coding sequence ATGGAAGCAAGAAACAATGTAACTTACTTTGTCCTCTTGGGTCTCACACAGGATCCAAAGGAACAGAAGGTCCTTTTTGTTATGTTCTTGCTTTTCTATACTTTCACCATGGTGGGCAATTTGCTCATTGTCATGACTGTAACTGTCAGTAAGACCCTGGGCTCGCCTATGTACTTGTTTCTTGCTAACTTATCATTTATGGATGtcacttattcatcttgcatttCCCCCAGATTGATTTCGGACTTGTTCTTTGGGGAAAACACCATATCCTTCCAATCTTGTATGACCCAACTATTTGTAGAGCACTTTTTTGGTGGATCAGAGGTTTTTCTTCTGCTGGTGATGGCCTATGACtgctatgtggccatctgtaaGCCCTTGCATTATTTGGTTATCATGAGACAGTGGGTGTGTGTTGTGCTCCTGGTAGGGTCCTGGGTTGGGGGTTTTATGCATTCAGTAATTCAAGTTAGCACTATTTATGGGCTCCCATTCTGTGGTCCTAATGTCATTGATCATTTTTCCTGTGATATGTACCCCTTACTGAAACTGGTCTGTACTGACACCCGTGTCATTGGCCTGTTAGTGGTGGCCAACGGAGGCCTGATCTGCACAATTGTGTTTGTGCTCTTGCTCATCTCTTATGGTGTCATCTTGCACTCTCTAAAGAACCTTAGTCCAGAAGGGAGGCAGAAAGCCCTCCAGACCTGTGGTGCACACATCACTGTGGTGGTCTTCTTCTTCGTGCCGTGTATTTTCATGTACATGAGACCTGCCAAGACCTTCCCCGTTGACAAATTATTGAGTGTGTTTTATACAGTCATAACCCCCATGCTGAACCCCCTGATCTACACTCTGAGAAATTCTGAGATGACGAATGCTATGAAGAAACTCTGGAGGAGAAATGTTATATCTCTCAGTAGATAA